The nucleotide sequence CTTCACCGATCACATGGTCAGTATCGATTACACCGAGGGAAAAGGCTGGCATGACCCGCAGATCTTGCCCTACGGTCCGGTCACGCTGGACCCTGCCGCGATGGTGCTGCACTATGGACAAGCCATCTTCGAAGGTTTGAAAGCATACCGCCAGCCAGATGGCTCGATTGCATCCTTCCGCCCCGATGCCAACGCTGCTCGCTTCAGAACGTCGGCGCGGCGCATCGCCATGGCTGAACTGCCTGACGAGCTTTTCCTCCAATCGCTGCGGGAACTGATCGGCGTCGACAGGGCCTGGGTCCCTGCGGCGGGCGGTGAAGAATCGCTGTATCTGCGTCCCTACATGTTCGCCACCGAGTCTGGGCTGGGCGTAAGGCCTGCGAAGGAATACAAGTATCTGCTGATCGCTTCGCCTGCAGGCGCCTACTTCAAGGGCGGGATCAGGCCCGTGAGCGTCTGGCTGTCGACGGAATATGTTCGTGCGGTGCGCGGCGGTACGGGTGCAGCGAAGTTCGCTGGCAACTACGCGGCGTCACTTCTTGCTCAGGCCGAGTCGATTGATCACGGGTGTGATCAGGTGGTCTGGCTCGACGCGATCGAGCGGCGCTATATCGAAGAGATGGGCGGCATGAACCTGTTCTTCGTGTTCGGGTCGGGCGCGGACGCTCGACTCATCACTCCAGAGTTGTCGGGTTCGCTCCTGCCGGGCATCACACGTGACTCACTCATCCACCTCGCCTCGGATGCCGGGATTCCTGTGGAAGAACGCAAAATTTCTGTGGACGAACTCGAAACGAAGTCCAAGAGCGGGGAGATCACCGAGGTCTTCGCGTGTGGCACTGCGGCGGTGATCACGCCCGTCGGCAGCGTGAAGTACCCCGGTGGGGAGTACGCAATCGCGGATGGCAACCCCGGTGAAGTAACGGTTGCGCTTCGCGACACCCTGACGGGCATTCAGAGAGGGACATTCGCGGACACCCGCGGCTGGATGCAGAAGCTGGGATAGCGCGTGGGCCAGTCGGTGGGGTAGGCCTGCTACCCGCCGACGAGCATCCCCACCGCGATCAGCACGACCGTCAACTCAAGGACCGCGCCGAGCACATCGCCGTTCAGGCCGCCGAATCGGCGCACGCAGTGATTAGTGAACAAGAAGGTCAGTACCAGCGCGACAGCTATGACGATCGTGCCCTGGTAAGGGCGGTCAGGCACGGCGACGATCGACACAAACACCGCTGCGATCAGCCAGGTTCCGATTATCGCCCACGACTGGGTTCCCGCGACCAGAGCGCCGAAACCTTCCGGGCGCGCGGAACGGATACCGGGCCGGCACGCGAGGACGACGGCGACGCGCGCTGTCGCGATCGCTACGACGACTGCTACGAGCTTCCCTTGTTCCGCTAGAGTCCCCAGCGCGAATGCTTGTGCGCCGAGGCAAAGCACCAGCGTCGCGACGCCGAACGGGCCTGAGCTGCCGCTGTGCATCACCGCCTGAGCCTTCTCCGGAGGCCCATAGGTTCCAAGTCCGTCTGCGGTGTCGGCGAGGCCGTCGAGGTGCATTCCACGGGTCAGGAGGGCGAGGAGTGCGACGGTCGCTATACCTGCGAGTGGCGCGGGAACTTCAAGGGCAACCAAACCCCACAACGCGAGAGCCGACAGGACGCCGAGCCCTAGGCCGATGAAAGGGGACGCGGCGATCGCCCAGCTCCCTGCCTGGCGATCCGCGATGCGTGGGCCCCGAACGGGCAGAACCGTCAGCCATGAAAAAGCGGCGCGGATCCCGTCGATGGCGGCGCTTTCGGGTGCATGCACCGAACGTCGCGAACGCCGATCTGTCACCGGTCACTCACCCCTGCCTCGTCGAAAGTCGCCATCTCTGCAAGCGTCGCGACGGCTGCCCGGACAATTGGCAGCGCAACGGCTGCACCCGAGCCCTCACCAAGCCGCATCTGGAAATCCACTACCGGTTCGAGCTGCAACTGCCGCAAGGCAAGCGTATGCGCCGGTTCGGTTGAGCGATGCCCGGCAATCCACCAGTCACGTGCTCCAGCAGCCATATCCTCGGCGACCATTGCTGCCGCTGATACAACAACTCCGTCGAGGATCGCGGGCGTACGGCGCACTGCGCTCTGCGCCAGGAACCCGGCCATCGCAGCGATGTCCGCTCCGGCTGCCGTTTGCAGGAGTTTGACGGGGTTGCGAACGGAAGGGCGCGCGCGTCGCATCGCATCACGAATCACTTCTGTTTTCCGCATCCAGGTGACGTCGTCGATACCGGTGCCGCGCCCCACAGCCGCCACTGGCTCAGTCCGGGTGAGCGAAGCGATGAGGACGGTGGCGGGCGTGGTGTTCCCAATTCCCATGTCTCCAGCGATGAGCAGGTCCGCGCCGCTATCGATTTCGCTATCGGCGATCACGCGCCCAGCGGCGATCGCGGTTAGCGTTTCCTCTTCCGTGAGCGCGTCCTCACGGTCGATACGGCCAGAGGACCGCCGCACCTTATACCGGGAGACCGCAGGAGGTGTGTCACCGGAAACGCTCAGGTCTTCCACTCGCACGGATGCTCCAGCTGCCCTGGCGAGAACATTGATCGCTGCTCCGCCAGCCAGAAAGTTCAGGACCATCTGCTGGGTCACTTCTGGCGGGTAAGCCGACACTCCAGTTTGGGCGACGCCGTGATCTCCGGCGAAGACAACGATTCGCGGGCGCTCGAACACGCGTGGCGGACATTGCCCCTGGCACGCGGCAACCCACTCGCCGATCTCTTCGAGCCGCCCGAGAGAACCAGGTGGTTTAGTCAGCGAGCGCTGGCGGTCCTGGGCTGCCCGGCGCGACGGTCGGTCAGGCTGGGGGACCGAATCGAACACGACGCGGGGATCCGGCTCATCTGGGGCTGACACCGGTCGTTGTCCTCCTCCTGAACTTCGCGCTGACTTCATTTCAGCGGCAAGGGGATTCCCGCTATGACCACAACTACTTTCTCGCACTTTTCCGCGAGTCGGCTGTTCAACACCCCGATGAGGTCACGAAACATCCGACCAGAGCGCGTAGGGGGAACGATCCCCATCCCGACCTCCGGCGTGACGATCACAAGTGGCCCTTCGTATGCGCAGACGGCTGACACAAGATCGTCCAGCACATCATCGAGCGCCGCGGGGCCACCGTCCCAGGCTTGCCGCGCATCGATCTGCGCTGTCAGCCAGGTGCCGAGGTCATCCACCAGCGTTGGAACAGCGCGTTCGCGGCGCAGTTCCATAGCAACGTCGGCAGTCTCCACGGTGTGCCACTGCGGCGCTCGTCGTGCTCGATGCACCGCGATGCGCTCTTCCCATTCAGGGTCGTTCACCCGTGGCGGGGAAGTAGCGATGTATCGCACCTCGCTTGGTGAGTTTGCCATCACCGCGATCAGTTCTTCGCTGTGGCCGGACTTGCCGGAACGCGCGCCACCTAGTACGAGTACACGGCCCATCGTTCGTGTGGCGGTCAGACCGCGTCCCCTGGCCGGACCTGCGGGCGTGGGACACGGAGTTTGCGGACCTGTGTCGCTCGGACGAACGCGTACCAGCCGATGCTGAAGCCGGTGTCGTCGCTGTCCGGGTAGCGTTCCCGGATCCGGTTGCTGATCATCCGGCCGAGCATGATGCCTTCGATGATCATGAAGATAAGAAAGACGAGCATGCCGAGTGTGATAACGCCCTGAAGCTCGGGAGGCATGAAGAGCGTCAGCAGGACGAGCAGTGCTAGTGGCATGAACAACCCGGCGAGGTTGCGTCGGGCGTCAACAAAATTGCGTGCCAGCCGCCGAACTGGACCGCGGTCACGCGGGAGCAGGTAATCCTCTTCGCCGGACATCATCCGCGCGCGTCGCTCTGACGCCCGTGCACGAGTTTCGGCAGCAGCGCGCTTCTTCTCGGCTTTGCTCATCTTCGGCTGATTTTTTTTGGCTGCTTTGAGCGCCTTCTTGCGTGCGCGTGCCTCGGCACGCGTCATGGGCGCTGGCGTGATGGGTCCGCGACTCCCTCGCGTGGCCTCATTCCGCTTCGGCGTTGGGCGGCCTTTGCCGGGTGTGTATCCGCGTCGTTCAGTCTGCTCAGCCGCGTTGCCGCGCGTCTGGCCGGAGCTTTCACCACTCGCGTCGGGACTGTGCTGTGCATCGCCCTCGCTCTCGCTCGGGGAATTCTGCTCGTTGCCACGTCGGGGGAACTTCACGCGCTACAGGGTATTGGATGAAAGGGGCCGGACAAACCCGATGCGACAAGTGCCACGCCGGCCGCACCACGACTGGCTTGGCCGTAGCGTGGCTTCTGTCACGCTACGCACGCTGAGGCGCCTTCCACACTAGAAGGAGGGACTTCACGGCCGCTCACAGCTGTGGGAATGTTCCTGAAGGATGTACCGTTTAAGGAAGCACGGGTATATGTGCACGGCACGGCAATGATGTAGAAGCTGAGGGAGAACGCATGACTGTGCAGAACGAGACCGCCACGCAGGGTGTGACGCTGACTCCGGCTGCAGCTGCGAAGGCAAAGGCGCTGCTCGAGCAGGAGGGGCGCGAGGATCTCTCGCTGCGAATTGCTGTGCAGCCAGGTGGGTGCGCAGGCTTGCGCTACCAGTTGTTCTTCGACGACAGGACCCTGGACGGCGATCACACGCTGGACTTCGAGGGCGTCACACTCGCCGTTGACCGGATGAGCGAGCCGTACCTTCACGGCGCGGTCATCGACTTCGTGGATTCGATCGAAAAGCAGGGCTTCACGATCGATAACCCCAACGCAACGGGTTCGTGCGCCTGCGGGGACTCATTCAACTGAGTCGGATCCAAGCTGGGGAGCCACGGCAGTAGGCAGCGCCGAAGTTGCATCCCCTAAAGTCGCACCCGGGGTGGTCTGGTGAATAAACCGGACCGCCCCGGAGTGCTTTTCCGGCAATTCGTGCTCTCTTCGGATCAGCCCATCGCGGTACCGTAAGGCGTCGCGAGGACCTCGCGTGTATCTACCCGTGGGCATGGAAAGGGATCATCAGTGGCGATCGCTGTGAGCGGATCGATTGCAACAGACCACCTCATGACGTTTCCGGGGAGGTTTTCTGAGCAGCTGGTCGCGGACAAGCTGAACCAGATTTCGCTCAGTTTCCTGGTTGACGATCTCGTCGTGCGACGGGGAGGTGTTGGCGGGAATATCGCGTACGCGATCGGAATGCTGGGCGGATCACCGGTGCTAGTAGGCGCGGCAGGCGGTGACTTCGCTGAGTACCGCGAGTGGCTGGAATCCCATGGTGTCGATTGCGCCGGTGTCTCGCTCTCGAAGACCGCGCATACCGCGCGATTCGTGTGCACTACAGACCTCGATATGGCCCAGATCGCGTCTTTCTATCCGGGTGCGATGTCCGAGGCGAAAGACACGTCGATCGCTGACGTCGTTCGCCAGAACCCGTCAATCGATATGGTGCTAATCGGTGCAAATGACCCCGAAGCTATGGGAGTGCACACCGACGAGTGCCGCAAGCTGGGTCTTCCCTTCGCCGCGGATCCGTCGCAGCAGCTCGCGCGAATTGACGGAGCCGCGGCTCGGCACCTCATCAAAGGCGCCGCATATCTCTTCACGAACGAGTACGAGTGGGGTTTGCTTCTCCAGAAGACTGGACTGACCGCAGAAGACGTCTCCTCCCAGGTCGACGTTCGGGTGACAACGCTGGGCGCCGGAGGTGTCGAGATCATGCCTTCGGGCGGCGAGCGGATCCACGTCGATGTCGTGCCCGAACTCAAGCGGGTTGATCCGACCGGTGTCGGTGATGCTTTCCGTGCGGGATTCCTGACCGGACGAGTAGCCGGCCTCGGGTTTGAACGGTCCGCTCAGCTTGGCTGTCTCGTGGCTGTCCTCGTCCTGGAAACCGTCGGAACCCAGGAGTGGAGCTGGAACCGTGACGAAGCTCTCGCCCGGCTCGCTGGCGCGTACGGGCAGGACGCCGCCGCAGAGATCGGCGAAGTCCTGCCCATCGGTGCCAGCGCGTAGGGGCGGACACGCTTAGAGCGTCACCGGGTACTGGTGGTCCTGGATCTGCGGCTTGATCCGCTTCTCGACGAAGATCCCGTGCCACACCATGAACGTAATAAGGGTCCACAACCGTCGACTGTGGTCAGCAATCCCTGAACGGTGTTCTTCCAGCATCTGGCCAACAGCTTGCAGGTTGAGAATGTGGTCAGCACCTGACTCCGCGATCTGGCTACGCGCCCACTCATACAGTTCGGGGCCGCGCAGCCAGTGACGGATCGGAACTGGGAAACC is from Hoyosella subflava DQS3-9A1 and encodes:
- the cobT gene encoding nicotinate-nucleotide--dimethylbenzimidazole phosphoribosyltransferase, with the protein product MSAPDEPDPRVVFDSVPQPDRPSRRAAQDRQRSLTKPPGSLGRLEEIGEWVAACQGQCPPRVFERPRIVVFAGDHGVAQTGVSAYPPEVTQQMVLNFLAGGAAINVLARAAGASVRVEDLSVSGDTPPAVSRYKVRRSSGRIDREDALTEEETLTAIAAGRVIADSEIDSGADLLIAGDMGIGNTTPATVLIASLTRTEPVAAVGRGTGIDDVTWMRKTEVIRDAMRRARPSVRNPVKLLQTAAGADIAAMAGFLAQSAVRRTPAILDGVVVSAAAMVAEDMAAGARDWWIAGHRSTEPAHTLALRQLQLEPVVDFQMRLGEGSGAAVALPIVRAAVATLAEMATFDEAGVSDR
- a CDS encoding adenosylcobinamide-GDP ribazoletransferase; translation: MTDRRSRRSVHAPESAAIDGIRAAFSWLTVLPVRGPRIADRQAGSWAIAASPFIGLGLGVLSALALWGLVALEVPAPLAGIATVALLALLTRGMHLDGLADTADGLGTYGPPEKAQAVMHSGSSGPFGVATLVLCLGAQAFALGTLAEQGKLVAVVVAIATARVAVVLACRPGIRSARPEGFGALVAGTQSWAIIGTWLIAAVFVSIVAVPDRPYQGTIVIAVALVLTFLFTNHCVRRFGGLNGDVLGAVLELTVVLIAVGMLVGG
- a CDS encoding HesB/IscA family protein, with translation MTVQNETATQGVTLTPAAAAKAKALLEQEGREDLSLRIAVQPGGCAGLRYQLFFDDRTLDGDHTLDFEGVTLAVDRMSEPYLHGAVIDFVDSIEKQGFTIDNPNATGSCACGDSFN
- a CDS encoding carbohydrate kinase family protein → MAIAVSGSIATDHLMTFPGRFSEQLVADKLNQISLSFLVDDLVVRRGGVGGNIAYAIGMLGGSPVLVGAAGGDFAEYREWLESHGVDCAGVSLSKTAHTARFVCTTDLDMAQIASFYPGAMSEAKDTSIADVVRQNPSIDMVLIGANDPEAMGVHTDECRKLGLPFAADPSQQLARIDGAAARHLIKGAAYLFTNEYEWGLLLQKTGLTAEDVSSQVDVRVTTLGAGGVEIMPSGGERIHVDVVPELKRVDPTGVGDAFRAGFLTGRVAGLGFERSAQLGCLVAVLVLETVGTQEWSWNRDEALARLAGAYGQDAAAEIGEVLPIGASA
- a CDS encoding branched-chain amino acid aminotransferase; the encoded protein is MTALPEFSRVPHPSALPDEERNNMLESPGFGQHFTDHMVSIDYTEGKGWHDPQILPYGPVTLDPAAMVLHYGQAIFEGLKAYRQPDGSIASFRPDANAARFRTSARRIAMAELPDELFLQSLRELIGVDRAWVPAAGGEESLYLRPYMFATESGLGVRPAKEYKYLLIASPAGAYFKGGIRPVSVWLSTEYVRAVRGGTGAAKFAGNYAASLLAQAESIDHGCDQVVWLDAIERRYIEEMGGMNLFFVFGSGADARLITPELSGSLLPGITRDSLIHLASDAGIPVEERKISVDELETKSKSGEITEVFACGTAAVITPVGSVKYPGGEYAIADGNPGEVTVALRDTLTGIQRGTFADTRGWMQKLG
- a CDS encoding DUF3043 domain-containing protein; the protein is MKFPRRGNEQNSPSESEGDAQHSPDASGESSGQTRGNAAEQTERRGYTPGKGRPTPKRNEATRGSRGPITPAPMTRAEARARKKALKAAKKNQPKMSKAEKKRAAAETRARASERRARMMSGEEDYLLPRDRGPVRRLARNFVDARRNLAGLFMPLALLVLLTLFMPPELQGVITLGMLVFLIFMIIEGIMLGRMISNRIRERYPDSDDTGFSIGWYAFVRATQVRKLRVPRPQVRPGDAV
- a CDS encoding bifunctional adenosylcobinamide kinase/adenosylcobinamide-phosphate guanylyltransferase — its product is MGRVLVLGGARSGKSGHSEELIAVMANSPSEVRYIATSPPRVNDPEWEERIAVHRARRAPQWHTVETADVAMELRRERAVPTLVDDLGTWLTAQIDARQAWDGGPAALDDVLDDLVSAVCAYEGPLVIVTPEVGMGIVPPTRSGRMFRDLIGVLNSRLAEKCEKVVVVIAGIPLPLK